In the Tetrapisispora phaffii CBS 4417 chromosome 7, complete genome genome, one interval contains:
- the TPHA0G03560 gene encoding uncharacterized protein (similar to Saccharomyces cerevisiae YHL008C; ancestral locus Anc_2.540), with protein sequence MSDDTNYLSPHEAALAIVATAMKKARLTIDVLIINSILGGIFFSCGGLLLLAAHADNPVLFSENPGIPNMFSGFTFAIALYYVIITGVDLFNSNILYFSVALLRRAVTIYDLLISWFVSLLGNIAGSLFVSYLFGFLSGIGKQTEWRSASRKIAEQKLSFSFIETFLKAIAGNFLVCLAVYLQIMAKPIHVKFIVLVLPIYTFITIGFTHAVGDMAVVFVGMYNGAKVSVGEYIWKLLIPGAVGNIIGGSAFGIVIPFYLHLIVVERDNKGLGLPQYDLRDEQPEVNMDSRVVKVSKPTENLIDDELNEETDHSVRSDRTSIAANTDNETESVTSVDSELESTSYASQSTTDTPSIGIYHGETSSIRPKPSVRSVRTNMSKVAKIQTKVNSPAGLFPVYGMGEPLEREKTIQSGFRSASNQSVMDSVDRTTPRPPPSISHYTSAYSARQNIDEQGNNTTNVITNRPGARLEKAITRIVRAGNDTQPDDSLPITNQDLQNFEGNKEKDKKNHLHSITFH encoded by the coding sequence ATGTCTGACGATACCAATTACTTATCACCACATGAAGCTGCACTAGCAATAGTTGCTACAGCAATGAAAAAAGCTAGATTAACGATTGATGTTCTCATTATAAACTCAATATTGGGAGGTATCTTCTTTAGTTGTGGTGGTTTATTACTCTTGGCTGCACATGCTGATAATCCAGTACTGTTTTCGGAGAACCCTGGTATACCCAATATGTTTTCTGGTTTTACATTTGCCATAGCATTGTATTATGTTATCATAACAGGTGTGGATTTATTTAactcaaatatattatactTTAGTGTTGCACTACTGCGACGTGCAGTCACAATATATgatcttttaatttcatgGTTTGTTAGTCTGTTAGGAAATATTGCAGGCTCTCTATTTgtttcatatttatttggGTTTCTGTCTGGAATTGGAAAACAAACAGAATGGAGGTCAGCTTCAAGGAAGATAGCAGAGCAAAAACTATCTTTCTCCtttattgaaacttttctGAAAGCTATTGCCGGTAATTTTTTGGTGTGTTTAGCTGTTTATTTACAGATAATGGCTAAACCAATTCATGTGAAATTTATTGTGTTAGTTTTACCTATTTACACATTCATTACCATCGGTTTTACACATGCAGTTGGTGACATGGCTGTTGTTTTTGTTGGAATGTACAATGGAGCCAAAGTCTCAGTTGGAGAATATATATGGAAACTACTGATCCCTGGAGCAGTAGGCAATATAATTGGTGGATCAGCATTTGGTATAGTGATACCATTTTATTTGCATCttattgttgttgaaaGAGATAATAAAGGTTTGGGATTGCCACAATACGATTTAAGAGATGAACAGCCCGAAGTAAATATGGACTCCAGAGTGGTCAAAGTTAGTAAGCCAACTGAGAATCTGATCGATGACGAACTAAATGAGGAAACAGACCATAGTGTACGCTCCGATAGAACATCGATAGCTGCGAATACGGATAATGAAACTGAGTCAGTGACATCCGTTGATTCTGAGCTGGAGTCTACAAGTTACGCGTCTCAATCTACTACAGATACTCCATCAATTGGCATATACCACGGTGAAACCTCGTCGATTCGACCAAAGCCATCGGTGAGGTCAGTAAGAACAAACATGTCCAAAGTAGCAAAAATTCAGACAAAAGTAAATTCTCCAGCAGGGTTATTTCCGGTGTATGGTATGGGAGAACCACTTGAGAGAGAGAAGACGATCCAGTCGGGCTTTCGCAGTGCTTCTAATCAGTCAGTTATGGACTCAGTAGACAGGACTACCCCTAGACCTCCCCCTTCTATCAGCCATTACACTTCAGCCTATTCTGCTAGACAGAATATTGATGAACAAGGCAATAATACAACTAACGTTATAACTAACAGGCCCGGTGCACGTTTAGAGAAAGCTATAACAAGAATTGTACGCGCAGGTAATGATACGCAACCTGATGATTCATTGCCAATTACTAACCAAGACcttcaaaattttgaagGTAATAAAGAGAAggataaaaaaaatcatctGCATTCGATAACGTTCCATTAA
- the IRC21 gene encoding Irc21p (similar to Saccharomyces cerevisiae YMR073C; ancestral locus Anc_2.536) encodes MSDHPIKRRISIQREGDFRKPRIVLAPSPNNVGEILITKNPKPITSGRTLSVTSKDLPCDVQAGCSTIAPGGYRKKVALKPGRSALDWSSLTMGDGVKGKLITGMEKHLANKDDDIYKINHQSTLVQVLKGVPLFMVKPPLRISEKMVAEHNTVDDCWCIIKGKVYCITNYFEYHPGGDKILKNFCSGVDATEQFYKYHAWVNANRVLRTCCIGELAK; translated from the coding sequence ATGTCAGATCACCCAATAAAGAGAAGAATCAGTATACAAAGAGAAGGTGACTTCAGGAAGCCTCGAATCGTGCTTGCACCTAGTCCCAATAATGTGGgtgaaattttaattaccAAGAATCCCAAACCAATTACGTCAGGAAGAACGTTATCAGTTACCTCGAAGGACCTACCTTGTGATGTGCAGGCTGGCTGCAGTACCATTGCCCCAGGAGGCTACCGAAAGAAAGTTGCTTTAAAGCCTGGCCGTAGCGCTCTTGATTGGAGTTCATTGACGATGGGCGATGGTGTCAAGGGTAAACTTATCACTGGAATGGAGAAACACTTGGCGAACAAAGAcgatgatatatataaaatcaaCCATCAGAGTACATTGGTGCAGGTTTTGAAGGGAGTACCGTTGTTTATGGTGAAGCCTCCTTTAAGAATCAGCGAGAAGATGGTTGCTGAGCATAATACAGTTGATGATTGTTGGTGCATCATCAAGGGTAAAGTATATTGCATTActaattattttgaatatcatCCCGGCGGTGACAAGATCCTGAAGAATTTTTGCAGTGGGGTTGATGCCACTGAACAGTTTTATAAGTACCACGCTTGGGTCAATGCGAATAGGGTGTTAAGAACATGTTGCATTGGCGAATTGGCCAAGTAA